The nucleotide sequence GGTGTCGGGGACGGGCCGGGCCCGGCGTGCGGTGTACGGGGCGGCGGAGGCGACCAGGGCGACGACGGCGCCCAGCAGCAGCCAGCCGCCCACCGGGCGCCAGTCGGGGCCGGGGGCGAGGCAGAGCGTGGTCAGCGCCAGCGGGGCGACGACACCGGTCACGCCCCGGCCGAGGGAGAAGAAGCCCTGGTACTCGCCGTGCGAGCCGTCGGGGGCGAGTTCGTAGCTGAGGCCGTAGCTGCCTGCGGACTGCCAGAGTTCGCCGGCCGTGTGCAGGGTCATGCCGACGAGCAGCAGGCCCAGCGCGGCGAGCGGTGCGGAGGCGAGGACGGCGCAGGCGATGGCGGCCCAGCCCGCGAGGAGCACCCAGCCGGAGCGGCGGACCACGCGCGCGGCGGTGTCCACGTCCCCGGTGCCCCGGGAGAACGGCACCTGGAGCAGGACGACCAGCACCGTGTTGGCCAGCACCACGGCGGAGATGGTCCACTCGGGGGCGCTGGTGTGGTCGGCGATCCACAGTGGCAGGGCGAGGGACAGCACGTCGTAGTGGATGCTGGTCAGTCCGCAGACCAGGGTGACCTGGGCGTAGGGGCGGTCCCGCAGGACGGTGCGGCGGGCGGGCGCGGCCGGGCCGGTGGGCGCGGGGCGGACCGGGGGCACCTTGCGCAGGGGCAGCGCGGCGACGGCGTAGGCGCCGGCGTTGAGCAGGAGGACGGTCAGATAGGCGGCGCGGGTGTCGGCCGCGAGGGCGAACGCGGCGAGCGCGGTGCCGATGCTCAGACCGGCGTTGGTGACGGACTTCAGCAGGGCGCGCAGCCGTACCCGCGCCTCTCCGACGCCGACGCTGCTGATGACGGCGCCCCGCGCGGCCGCGCCGCCGCGTTCGGCGACGGCGGCGACGCAGGTGACGGCGATGAACGCCCACAGGGAGTGGACCAGCGCGAACGAGGCCGTGGCGAGGGCCTGTCCGGCGAGGGCGGCGGCGTAGGTGCCGCGGGCGCCGAAGCGGTCGGCGATCCGGCCCGCCGGGACGGCCGCCGCCAGGCCGGTCAGCCCGGCCACGGCGAGGCCGACGCCGACCTGGGCGGCGGAGAGGCCGACCGAGCGGGTGAAGAACAGCGCGCTGACCGGGAGGAGGAGCCCGCTGCCGGTCTGGCCCACGAGGGTGGACAGGGCGAGCGCGCGGGGCGCTCCCCGCTCCGGCAGCAGGGCGCGTATCCGGCCCGGTCCGCGACCTGACGGCAGGTCAGTCATGCCCGCCCTCACCGGTGAGCCGGGCCAGTTCCTCGAGGACCAGTTCGGCGTGGCGCTCGGGGTCGGGCACGGGGTGGATCAGGGAGCGGACGGTGCCGGTGCGGTCCAGGACGACTCCGGCGCGCTCGAACAGGGCCCGGCCCTCGGCGTGCACCTCGGGCACGCCGAGTTCGCGGCCGAGGGAGAGGTCCTTGTCGCCGATCAGGGGGTAGCCGAGGGCGCGTTCGGCGGCGAAGCCGGCCAGCTCGCCGGGCGCGTGGGCGCTGACGCCGAGTACGCGGGCGTCGGCGCGGGCGAACCGGGCGGCCGCGTCGCGGGCGGAGCACAGACCGGTGGTGCAGCCGCCCAGTTCGGGCACGCGCTCCCCGATGCCGGGCTCGGTGATGAAGAACAGGACGGTCCACTCGTGGTCGGGCGACGGCACGCCGACCGGACCCTCGGGCGTGGTGACGGTGCGCTGCATGGGGTTCCTCCGTGGTGGGGTGCGCGGGTGCGACGGGGGATGCTCACACGGAATCCGCGTACCGTTCCACCTCCCACGGGGTGACGACGCGGTGCCAGGCGTTGAAGTCCGCGCGGCAGTGCCGGTCGTGGGCCGTGGCGGCGAGGTCGCCCAGGGCGCCGCGTACGACGGTGTCCTCGTCGAGGGCGCGCAGCGCGGTGGGCAGGTCGGTGGGGAGCGGGGCGATGCCGCGGGCGGCGAGTTCGGCGGCGCCGAGGGTGTCGGCGGGCTCCTCGCAGGCGTCGGACAGCTTCAGCCCGCGTTCCGCGCCGTCGGCGAACGCGGCGAGGACGGCGGCGAACAGCAGGTGCGGGTTGGCGGCCGGGTCGGGGCTGCGCAGCTCCAGCCGGGTGGAGTCGGGTACGGCCGGGTCGCCGACCACCTTGAAGGCGGTGGAGCGGTTGTGCCGGGCCCAAGTGACGTGCACCGGGGTGCCGGAGGCGGGGACCATCCGCTTGTAGGAGTTGACGGTGGGGTTGCCGAGCGCGGTGAGCGCGGGGGCGTGGTCCAGGACTCCGGCGAGGCTCGCGCGGAAGAGCGCGGACATGCCCTGCGGGTCGTCGGCGTCGTGGAAGAGGGGGCGGTCGTCGGTGGTGCCGCGCATCGAGACGTGGACGTGCAGGGCGTTGCCGTAGAGGTGGGCGAGCGGCTTGGGCATGAAGACGGCCCTCAGGCCCCGGCGGCGGGCCATGGCGCGGGCGGTGTGCTTGAGCAGCAGGAGCCGGTCGGCGGTGGTGAGGGCGTCGCCGTGCAGGAAGACGATCTCGCGCTGGCCGGGGCACACCTCGTGGTGGTGGCCGGTGACGGTCAGGCCCATCCGGTCCAGCGCCTCGCTGATGTCGCGGCAGACCTCGTCGGCCTCCTCGGCCTCGCCCAGGTCCCAGTAGCCGCCCCGGTCGGAGGGGTGCAGGGTGCCGGGGTCGGACTCGCGCAGCAGGTAGAACTCGGCCTCGACGCCGAACACCGGCCGCAGGCCCCGGCGTTCGGAGTCCTCCACGGCGCGGCGCAGCACGGCCCTGGGGTCGGCGGCGAAGGGGCGGCCCTGGGCGTCGCGCACGTCGCAGAAGACCATGCCGACGGTGCGTCCGGCCGGGGTGGTCCAGGGCCGGACGACGAAGGTGTCCGGGTCGGGGACGAGCCGCAGGTCGCTGTGGTCGGGGTCGCCGAACCCGAGCAGGACCGAGCCGTCCACGGTCCAGCCGTCGGCGCGTACCGCGTCCCAGCGGGCGGCGGGGATCTCCAGCGACTTCAGCCGTCCGGCGATGTCGGTGAAGAGCAACTGGACGAAGTCGGTGTCGGCGGGCTCGTGCCCGGCCGGGACGGCGGTGGCCATCACGCGTCTCCTCGGTAGTACGGGGCCGGCGCGCTCGTCCGGCCGGTTCCGGCGCAGGCCACCGCGAGGTCCGCCGGGGACCTCGGCGGGACGTGGGCGCGCAGGACCCGGTCGGCGAGCAGGCCGAGGGAGCTGAGGTTGGGGAAGCCGGGGCCCTGGGCCAGGGCCGCCAGGTTGGGCAGGTGCAGCGGTACGGGCAGGCCGGGCGCGGCGAGGGAACGGTCGATGGCGCCTTCCACGGCGGCACGGGTGAGGGTGCCGCCGACTGCCGCGGTGAGGGCGGCGCGGGCGCGCGGGCCGAGCAGGCCGGTGAACCACATCGGGTCCCCGCCGGTGGCGTCCACCACGAGGTCGGCCTCGATCACGCCGGGGCGTCCGCCGTACTCGTAGGTGAGTGCGACCGGGGCGCCGGGGCGGGTGCCGGTGGCGCGGCCGGGGCACCAGTTCACCCGTGCGGTGCGGGCCAGGTCGTGCTGGACGTCGAGGGAGAAGACGGCGCGGTCGGTGCGCCGGATGAACTCCCTGCGGTCGCTCTCGGTGAGCGCGGTCCAGCCGGTGGGGTCGCTGTAGTAGCGGTTCTCGAAGGGGCTCTCGCCGCGGCTGTAGAGGGCGGCGCGCGGGGTGACGACGGTGACCTCGCGCTCCTGGGCGACGGCGAGTTCGCGGACCACGGTCCCGGCGGTCTCGCCGGAGCCGACGACCACCACGTGCCGTACGGCGGAGGGCAGTCCGGCGACGGCCAGCCGCCAGAAGCCGGCGGTGTCCAGCACCCGGTCGTCGTCGGCGGTGAGCGCGGTGCCGGACGGTCCCGGCCCGGACACCAGCAGGCCCCGGCCGCGTACGGTGCCGTGGCCGCCGGGAGCGGTGTGGCCGAGGGTCCAGCCGTCGTCGTCCGCCTCGGCGCTGTGCACCTCGCCGGTGACGACGCGCAGTCCGGCCTCGCGGGCGGCCCAGTCGAGGTAGTCGGCCCATTCGCGGTGGCTGGGCTGGGGGCGGCCCCGGTCGACCCAGCGGGCGTAGCCGCCGCGGCTCATCAGGTGTCCGGCCCAGCCGTAGCCGGTGGTGAGGCGGACGATCTCGGAGACGAGCGGGTCGTGCGGGTCGCCCCAGGCGGTGGCGTCGTAGGGGAAGCCGAGGTCCTTCTCGGGCAGGGTGCCCAGGCTCTGGCGGCCGTTGGTCCAGCCGTGGCCCTCCCGCCAGTGGGCTGCGGTGCGGTCGCGTTCGACGGCGACCACCTCGGGCGCGTCGAGCCCGGCCTCCCGGAGCACCTTGGCCTTGACGGCGAGGGCGATGGCCTTGGGGCCGGCGCCGATCACCAGCAGGGGCAGGTCGGAGCCCGAACCGCCGTGCGGGCGGGCCGGGTCGGCGGGCCGGGCGAGCGGCTCGGGTGCGAGGTCCCTCATCGGCGCCCTCACAGGAATCGGGCCGGGTCGAAGGCCGCCGGTATGCCCGCTCCGGCACCGCCCTGGATGCGCTCGGCGAGCTGTTCGGCGACGACCTGGGAGTAGGGCATGCCGTGTCCGCTGAAGGCGGCCATGACCCACAGTCCGGGACGGCCGGGCAGCTCGCCGACGAGGGGGCAGCGGTCCGGCGTGAAGGCCATGACGCCGCTCCAGGCGCGCACCACGGGCACGCCCGCGGTGCCGGGCAGCAGGGCGGGCAGCGCGGTGGCGAGCCGGTCGGCCAACTCCGGCGAGAACGCCGGGGTGTTGTCGTCGGCGGGCAGCGCGATGCCCTCGTCGCGGTGGGGCACGGTGGTGCGCAGGCCGCCCAGGAGCAGGGAGCCGTCCTGGTTCTGGCCGCCGTAGACCAGGCCCCGGTCCAGGCCCCACTGCGGGATGCGGAAGGACACGGGCGCGGTCTGCACGAGCTGGCCGCGCACCGGGGTGATCAGGTCGTCGAACTCGGGCAGCAGGCGTCCGGTCCAGGCGTTGAGCGCGACCACGACCTGCTCGGCGACGACCTCGCCTGCGTCCGTGGTGACGCGCCAGGCGCCGTCGTCCGTCCGCTCCAGGGAGGTCGCGGTGACACCGAGGCTGAACGTGGCGCCGTGGCGGCGGGCTGCGTCGGCGATGCCCCGCACGTAGCCGACCGAGTGCACGGCGTCCTGGTCGGGGCGGTGCAGTCCGCCGAGGACGGTGTCGGGCAGGTCGGTGCCGAAGACCCGGCGGGCCTCGGGCAGGTCGAGCCACTCGGCCGCGATGCCGTCGGCGCACAGCGCGTCGGCGGTCCGCTTGAGTTCGAGCGCCTCGTCCTCGCTGTCGGTGAGGTCGAGCTTGGCGGTGGTGGTGTGGTGGGCGTCGATGCCCTCGCGGGCGGTGACCTCGCGCACCAGGTCGCGGTTGACGAGGGTGGCGCGGTACACGGCGAGGGCCTGCTCGTGGCCGATCCGGTCGATGGCGGGCGCGTGCTGGGCGTTGCCGCCCTGGATGACGCGTCCGGCGTTGCGGCCGGACGAGCCCTCGGCGGGGCTGTCGTTGCGGTCGACGACAAGGGGCGCGCGGCCCGCGCGGGCGAGCCAGTAGGCGAGCGTCGAGCCCATGACACCGGCGCCGAGCACCAGGACGTCGGCACGGCCCGGCACGGGCGTGCTGCCGCCCGTCCAGCGCGGTCCGCTCGCCAGCCAGCAGGAGTCGGGGGATCGCATGGTCTTCCTTGGGTACGAGGGTGTGGTCACCGGCTCAGGTCCAGCACTCGGAGCTGGGCAGCCGCCGGACGGGCGGCTCACCGGGAGCGGGCGGGGACGTGACGATGCCGACCAGGGCGGCGGCGCGCTCGGCGCGGGCCACGGCGGTCTCGGTGTCCGGGCCCACCGTGAGGACGTAGCCCAGGCGGTGCAGATTGGTGGTGACGGGTTCGACCACGTCGCCGGGGCGGGTGAGCAGCACGAGCCGCTCCCGCGCCGGGTCCAGCAGCGCGGCGGCCTCGGGCACGCCGTCGATCCGGCGTACGACCCCGGCCGGGGCGGTGAGGAAGCGGATCGCGGCACCGCCCGCGGGGCGGGCGGCGGCCAGCGCGTCGAGGTCGAGCGGCTCGCCGAGGGCGAGGTCGGCGGCGAGGCCGTACACGTCGGTGCCGGTGGTGAGGTGGACGAGGTCGAGGATGCAGTCGCCCGCGGGGCGGGGGTTGACCTCGACGATGCGGGGACCGTCCGCGGTGAGGATCATCTCGGTGTGCGCGATGCCGTGGTCGAAGCCGACGGCCTTGAGCGCGGCGACGGCCACCTCCTCGACGCGCTCCGCGAGCGGGCCGGGCAGGCGGGCGGGCACGGCCTGGCCGAGTTCCACGAACGAGTCGTCGCGGGTGGCGAGTTTCTCGGTGCGGGCGAGGACGACGGTACGGCCGTCGACGGTCAGCGTCTCCACGCTGATCTCGTCGCCGAACAGTTCCTCCTCGGCGAGCAGGGTGCCGTTCTTGGTGAAGGCGGCCGCGTGCTCCCAGGCGTCGTCGGTCTCCTCCGGTCCGGCGACGCGGATCACGCCCCGGCCCGCGGAGGAGTCGGCGGGCTTGAGGATGAAGGGGTAGGCCAGGCCGGCCATGGCCCGCGCGCGTTCGCCGGTCCCGGTCAGCGTGGCGTCCAGCACCCGGAACTCGGGGCCCGGGACGGAGCATTCGGCGAGGCGGGCGCGGGCCCACGTCTTGTCCGTCAGGTTGCGCAGCGTCTCGGGCGGGCAGCCGGGCAGGCCGAACTCCTCGGCGAGGCGGGCCACCACGGGCAGGGTGGAGTCGAGGAAGCCGATGACGCCCTTGCGGCCGGGTGCGGCGGCCAGTTGGGCGCGGCAGGCTTCGTAGATCTCCTCGGCGGGCCGCTCCGGTGAGAGCGGGACCTGGCGGTCGGCCAGGCGCAGGTAGGCGGCGGTGGCGCTCTCGGCGAGCGCCAGATCGAGGTCCGGGCGGGCGGTCCAGGAACGCAGGGCCTGCTCGCGCAGGCACCCGACGCGGACGAGCAGCAGAAGGGCGCGTGTGTCCAGTGCCATGTCTTTCCTTGGTGGAGGGGCCAACTGCGGCGGCGGTCGGTGCCGCCGCTCACCCCCAGCCGGTGTCGGCGGCCGCGACGGCCTGGCCCGCGCCGGATCGGCGTCCACCGCGTGCTGTCCTGGAAGGCCGCGCCGCTCGCACCGGTACCGGTGCGGGCGCGGTCGATTGCTTGAAAAGGGTGATCACACACCCCATGGGCGTACTCATGTGCCCGTTCTCTCCCCGTTGTCGGAATCTCGTGTCCGAAATCCGGACTCGATCCTTGCCACCGGGAGGGTGTGGCCGCCATGTCCGCGACGGATCATGGATAGGCACTGCCGGATGCGGAAGGCTGAATGAATGACAACCAAACATGAGGTAAACGACGAAAGCGGACTGGACGCGGTCACCCACGCCATGCGACTGCTGTACGCCGTGGCACTCCGGCAAGGTGCCTGTGACCGCGACGAGTTGCTGCGTGACCTCGACCTGCCCGGACCGCTCGCCGAGCGCGCGATCCGCCGGCTGGAGGAACTGGACCTGCTGGTACCCGAACCCGGCCGCCCCGGCGTGTACACCCGCCGCCTGCTGGAGGCGGCCGAGGCGCGCGCGGTACCCCCGCTGCGGCGTGCGGTGCGGGACGCGCAGACCCAGATCGAGTCCGTCCAAGGGGAGTTCGCGGCGCTGAGGGAGGTGCGGGACGCGGAGCGGCGGTCCGGCGACCGCTCCGGGGAGCTGCTCACCGTGGACGCCCGGGACATCGACGCGGTACTGGAGGAGCAGGCGCTCGACTGCCGTACGGAGGTGCTGACGGCCCAGCCGGGCGGCCCGCGGCCGGTCGGTGTGCTGGACCAGGCGCAGCACCGGGACATGGCGATGCTGGCGCGGGGGGTGCGGATGCGCACGATCTACCAGCACAGCGCCCGCTTCAACCCGGCCACGGAGGCGTACGTGGAGCGGCTGACGGAGGCGGGCGCGGAGGTACGTACGCTGCACACCCTGTTTCCCCGGCTCATCGTCTTCGACCGGCGCACGGCGTTCGCGCCCGCGCACGACGGTCCCGGAGTGCTGCGGATCAGCCACCAGGGCGTGGTGTCGTTCCTGGTGAGCGCGTTCGAGACGGCCTGGCGGGTGGCCGTGCCGTTCGCCTCGGCCTACGCCAGCCGCCGGGAGGGGTTCGTCATCTCCGACATGCAGCGCGCCATCGCCCGGCTGCTGCTGGAGGAGCCCAAGGACGCGGCCGTCGCCCGGCACCTGGGCATCAGCGAGCGCTCCTGCCGCCAGCACATCGCCAAGCTCATGACTCAGCTCGGGGCGCACAACCGCACCCACCTGGGCTTTCTGCTCGCCTCGGCGCTCCAGGAGGACGGAGCGGGCGCTTCCGAGTGACCGGTTCAACCGATCGGGGCACAGCCGGAGTTGGCACCCGTGGGCTACTGTGGGCCCGAGACGGACCTCGACGCGGGGCACGCCCACCCCCATCCACACCTCCCGCCCGGCACCCCCACCCCGGCCCGGGTCCGCCGCCGCGCGAGGGCTCCGGCCGTGCCGGCCGACCGGACCTCCGGCGACGCGGAAACCGTGAATACCGTTGCCTTATCCCTTCACATGTGTCCGTCCCAACAGACCGCGCAAAGGCTCTTGCCCTGGAATATTCACCCGCCCTAGGGTGGAGAACAAATCCTCGGACTCCAGGAATTCACGTCACCGGCAAGGAGGCTGCCGCACGATGTGGGACACATCTCCTGACCACCGCTTTTCCGGCAGATAGTCAACACGGGACGGCCTTGCCGTCCCGACCTTCGGCCATCCTCTTCACAGAGATTAAAACGGGGGCAACATTGGACGGCAGTGCGCCGCTTTTGGAGGAAGAACACCGAGGAGGCGGGACCCTTGTCGACGCGTTACTGCATTCATTCCGCGCCAGAACCGACAGCGTCGCGGTGGAGTGCGGGGACGACCGACTGACCTATGCCGGGCTGGACCTGTGGTCCGACGCCGTCCGCGCCGCGCTGGGCGAGCGAGGGGTACGGCCGGGTGACCGGGTGGCCGTACGACTGGCGCCGGGGCCCGGCGCGATCGCGGCGATCGCGGGCATCGTC is from Streptomyces seoulensis and encodes:
- a CDS encoding MFS transporter, which gives rise to MTDLPSGRGPGRIRALLPERGAPRALALSTLVGQTGSGLLLPVSALFFTRSVGLSAAQVGVGLAVAGLTGLAAAVPAGRIADRFGARGTYAAALAGQALATASFALVHSLWAFIAVTCVAAVAERGGAAARGAVISSVGVGEARVRLRALLKSVTNAGLSIGTALAAFALAADTRAAYLTVLLLNAGAYAVAALPLRKVPPVRPAPTGPAAPARRTVLRDRPYAQVTLVCGLTSIHYDVLSLALPLWIADHTSAPEWTISAVVLANTVLVVLLQVPFSRGTGDVDTAARVVRRSGWVLLAGWAAIACAVLASAPLAALGLLLVGMTLHTAGELWQSAGSYGLSYELAPDGSHGEYQGFFSLGRGVTGVVAPLALTTLCLAPGPDWRPVGGWLLLGAVVALVASAAPYTARRARPVPDTPGTPAVPRVTKDPALTQESV
- a CDS encoding SidA/IucD/PvdA family monooxygenase, coding for MRDLAPEPLARPADPARPHGGSGSDLPLLVIGAGPKAIALAVKAKVLREAGLDAPEVVAVERDRTAAHWREGHGWTNGRQSLGTLPEKDLGFPYDATAWGDPHDPLVSEIVRLTTGYGWAGHLMSRGGYARWVDRGRPQPSHREWADYLDWAAREAGLRVVTGEVHSAEADDDGWTLGHTAPGGHGTVRGRGLLVSGPGPSGTALTADDDRVLDTAGFWRLAVAGLPSAVRHVVVVGSGETAGTVVRELAVAQEREVTVVTPRAALYSRGESPFENRYYSDPTGWTALTESDRREFIRRTDRAVFSLDVQHDLARTARVNWCPGRATGTRPGAPVALTYEYGGRPGVIEADLVVDATGGDPMWFTGLLGPRARAALTAAVGGTLTRAAVEGAIDRSLAAPGLPVPLHLPNLAALAQGPGFPNLSSLGLLADRVLRAHVPPRSPADLAVACAGTGRTSAPAPYYRGDA
- a CDS encoding ATP-grasp domain-containing protein: MALDTRALLLLVRVGCLREQALRSWTARPDLDLALAESATAAYLRLADRQVPLSPERPAEEIYEACRAQLAAAPGRKGVIGFLDSTLPVVARLAEEFGLPGCPPETLRNLTDKTWARARLAECSVPGPEFRVLDATLTGTGERARAMAGLAYPFILKPADSSAGRGVIRVAGPEETDDAWEHAAAFTKNGTLLAEEELFGDEISVETLTVDGRTVVLARTEKLATRDDSFVELGQAVPARLPGPLAERVEEVAVAALKAVGFDHGIAHTEMILTADGPRIVEVNPRPAGDCILDLVHLTTGTDVYGLAADLALGEPLDLDALAAARPAGGAAIRFLTAPAGVVRRIDGVPEAAALLDPARERLVLLTRPGDVVEPVTTNLHRLGYVLTVGPDTETAVARAERAAALVGIVTSPPAPGEPPVRRLPSSECWT
- a CDS encoding NAD(P)/FAD-dependent oxidoreductase; its protein translation is MRSPDSCWLASGPRWTGGSTPVPGRADVLVLGAGVMGSTLAYWLARAGRAPLVVDRNDSPAEGSSGRNAGRVIQGGNAQHAPAIDRIGHEQALAVYRATLVNRDLVREVTAREGIDAHHTTTAKLDLTDSEDEALELKRTADALCADGIAAEWLDLPEARRVFGTDLPDTVLGGLHRPDQDAVHSVGYVRGIADAARRHGATFSLGVTATSLERTDDGAWRVTTDAGEVVAEQVVVALNAWTGRLLPEFDDLITPVRGQLVQTAPVSFRIPQWGLDRGLVYGGQNQDGSLLLGGLRTTVPHRDEGIALPADDNTPAFSPELADRLATALPALLPGTAGVPVVRAWSGVMAFTPDRCPLVGELPGRPGLWVMAAFSGHGMPYSQVVAEQLAERIQGGAGAGIPAAFDPARFL
- a CDS encoding LuxR C-terminal-related transcriptional regulator, giving the protein MTTKHEVNDESGLDAVTHAMRLLYAVALRQGACDRDELLRDLDLPGPLAERAIRRLEELDLLVPEPGRPGVYTRRLLEAAEARAVPPLRRAVRDAQTQIESVQGEFAALREVRDAERRSGDRSGELLTVDARDIDAVLEEQALDCRTEVLTAQPGGPRPVGVLDQAQHRDMAMLARGVRMRTIYQHSARFNPATEAYVERLTEAGAEVRTLHTLFPRLIVFDRRTAFAPAHDGPGVLRISHQGVVSFLVSAFETAWRVAVPFASAYASRREGFVISDMQRAIARLLLEEPKDAAVARHLGISERSCRQHIAKLMTQLGAHNRTHLGFLLASALQEDGAGASE
- a CDS encoding glutamine synthetase family protein encodes the protein MATAVPAGHEPADTDFVQLLFTDIAGRLKSLEIPAARWDAVRADGWTVDGSVLLGFGDPDHSDLRLVPDPDTFVVRPWTTPAGRTVGMVFCDVRDAQGRPFAADPRAVLRRAVEDSERRGLRPVFGVEAEFYLLRESDPGTLHPSDRGGYWDLGEAEEADEVCRDISEALDRMGLTVTGHHHEVCPGQREIVFLHGDALTTADRLLLLKHTARAMARRRGLRAVFMPKPLAHLYGNALHVHVSMRGTTDDRPLFHDADDPQGMSALFRASLAGVLDHAPALTALGNPTVNSYKRMVPASGTPVHVTWARHNRSTAFKVVGDPAVPDSTRLELRSPDPAANPHLLFAAVLAAFADGAERGLKLSDACEEPADTLGAAELAARGIAPLPTDLPTALRALDEDTVVRGALGDLAATAHDRHCRADFNAWHRVVTPWEVERYADSV
- a CDS encoding redoxin domain-containing protein, producing MQRTVTTPEGPVGVPSPDHEWTVLFFITEPGIGERVPELGGCTTGLCSARDAAARFARADARVLGVSAHAPGELAGFAAERALGYPLIGDKDLSLGRELGVPEVHAEGRALFERAGVVLDRTGTVRSLIHPVPDPERHAELVLEELARLTGEGGHD